The genomic segment ACGCGTATTTTTAATCGGCTCACGTCCATCGTATTTCGATCAAAATACATTTTCGCAAACGGCGAATCCACGAATCACGAATAGGGAGAAGGCGCTTGAGCGCGTAGAAGAagcgcttctttttttttttttcttttttaggcCGGACCATATATTCCTAATGACGTAACGAGCGGAGAACATCGAACCTCCTTTGTGGTAGACGATCGATACGTCGAATGCTCTTGGTGAAAcgaattcgttaaaattagcaATGCCGCGATTTAATGGACGCCGGTTAAGAGAGTGGGACGAGCAATCGAGGTAGTAGATAAGGGCAAAAGAGGGCAATAATGGGGACAGTGCAAGTATTGTATCGCGTCTCGAAGCAGAGAGGTCGGTGAACTGCAGCGTGCGATCGATGCCAAGGGGTGGATGTACCATGCAGGCTGATCGCATTGCCGCCAGCGCCGGATGCACCCGGATaatcaataattttgtaaataacgaCACGAACCAAGAATACAAGATAATACGtaggaaatattaatatatcgaaatacggaAGCAAACATAtcgaatatagaaattaatatataagcGAAAATGCATCGCACCCCGGCTGTTAGCTCCTAATGCAGCGTAACGAGGGACGTAACGAGGTTCGTCGTAACAGAATAGAACGATTCGGTTATATGTAGATTTCCCCTTCCTTTTCCTAGCAGACGCTTTCGTACGATGGTACACGGTGAcgcgaagaaaaatttcattctcgaTGTTATTACGGTAACACGTGTTGCGGTGCCAAGAATATTGCGAAGCGGAACACGTTGACTGTCTCGAAACGCAACGTGACGCGGTGTATATTCACCGAAGACAATTTGCTCGATTTCATCGGAAAATTCGTGTATGTTAAACCTTTAGCGGATTAACAGCATATTGGACGAAGCAGCAGCGAACCACGAACGGCACATCCAGTACACGACGTACGCGAGGACATTGCATTTACCTTTTACGTAACGATTCTGGTATTGTTGTTGCCGCATAATTGATTCGTCGTTTGTAGAAACAAAAGGCCGCCATGGCCTTGCTCGATTTCAACAAAACGCAACGATTCCTCCCTTGTCATCGATGGCGAATTTCTGGCTCGAATTCTTCTTCTGGGATATAATAGCGAGACCAGTCGCCGACTCGTTTGACATTTTCAAACGACCGTCTGTACCGTCAACCCTTGTATTTTCATCCGCTCTTTTCTATAGCGCGTTGTCTATTTCCTTCGTATCCGCTACATTCTTACCATCTTTCGTCGCACGTTCCACCGCTTCTAAATTGAAATCGCTACGCTTTGAATGAGCGACGCTTTGGTTCGCTTGGCTCTCGTCGATACGCTCGACGAACCACGCGAGATACCACGTATTACGTTCGCTTCGAAGGAGAGGAGAACGCGATAGTTGTTTATCTAAGAAAGCGACGGTGCAACGGTTGTCCCGTAAAATCGGTCCAAACTCGAACAGCAGCAGTTCGAACATCAGCTCGAATAATCATCGGACGAAGAATGCACGCTAGGCTTTTCGCTCGGTTAATTCGTCCGATCTTATTCCAAacgaatatttcttatttgttCGATCTCACCTAAGAGTGCATACACGCGCCACTCCGTATTCCAATACGCGAACACACATTTTTATATGACATAAGTGGGTGGAGAACGATTATTCGGAGTGTGGTCACGCCTACGTTCATTCttatataattgaatttacaGAGTAACGAGGAATCACGTAACGAGCTGTACGCGATAGATTCATTAACGAATAAACAAGTAATCGTCGAAATGTAAACTACGGGACGTCAAGAAACATGTACGCGTATCGAGGAAATAAGGAAGCTCTTTGCGTTTGAACAGTTTTATTGATACCGAATCTAAAAGTATAAGAACATTGTCGGAGAATCGAAGCACGAACGATACTTCACGGAAAGTACAGAGATGCGATTATTGATCTTTTCAGGATGAGAAAGAGATGAGTCGATTGGTTGATTACTCGATGGTTCGGTTCAGTCGCTCGATCGCTCGATCGATCCATGTCGCCTCGTCGATCGCAGATAGATTAGACGACGTAGCCTTTGTAAATGTAAGAGGAAGCAGGCGCGTAACTAGCAACGGGAATAGGCGCCGGATAGTTGGAGTAGAGAAGGGGTGTTCCGATGTTCGAGAGAAGAGCTGGTGCAGCCAATGGAGCGGCGGCCAGGGGAGCGGCGACCAGAGATGCCGAGGGTGCCGGACCTGGTGCTGGTGCCGGGGCTGGTGCAGGAGCGGGCGACGGTGCAGCCAACGCGACCGCCAATAATCCAGCGAACAACAGCTACGCTCACAAAAATTCGATCAAGAGAAGATTCTTCCTTTGCTTACCCTGTTTCCGTCCGCGCAACATCCAGCAACCCGATCTCCAGCACTCACCGTTTTGAACATTGTCGGTTGTGGTTGAAACGTGTGGATACACTACGTAAAAGCTGAGACGATTATACCTCAATTCCCGAGGAAACGCTGCTTATATAGGGGAAACCGCGACAAAGATTCTCATCTCTCTACATCCCCCTTCCTTTTGCCCATCTCTCTACATCTCGTTCCTTTTACCCGTCTCTGGTATTCCACGAAGGGCAACAGCCGGTCTTCGAAGCAGACCATGAACGGGACACTCGCTTCCTTCTTGTTGGTACGCGCAATTTTTTCCACCGTCCGACCAATCGACTTCTCCCTTTGTGCCTCTCTGCAAACGTTTTCCCGTGTATCGACCAACTACCGGCGAATCGCGGATTTCTTCAAGGTTGCACGGGACCAGGCGTGTCCCAACAATACGCGccatttccttctttttcgaGTCTACGTTCGAGCAACTTTTTTCCATCGAGCACAAACAGGTTTTCCCCTTTTCTCCAGCATCGCGTTGTCCTTGCGACTTCGAAAAACGATTGACGATCCGAGGATAGCTTAATGGCTCGTTGGCTACGAGGTACGAACAACAACCACCGTCTTTCAACCTGctcgaaataattatcaaCATCCGCGGCATCGTTTGTTCTTCCCACGCTCCTACAGCGCTCATATCGTGTCAAGAAAGAATAGCCAAAGTGAAGAAGCGAGAAAGACGATGCATGGGACGAATTCGAAATTATGCGAGTTTTAATACAGCTTTCGTCCGCTTGCCGATTCCAAATTGCAAGAAATAACGATGAAATTAACGAACGTGAAACGTCAGCCTGTCGTACCTTCCGTGTCGAGATACGAGCTGTATCCCGACCGAAGGGGAAACAACGTTTGTTGGTCTCGCCCGGACTCGACGAACTTGAACTTGAGAAAAAAGCATTTGCTTTGCCTTGGAGGTGTTCAGCCTTGTGGTAACCGAGAGAAAGATAGAGCGAGCCGAACACGGAGACAAAGGAGGGATGCGAGTAACCAGATCGAGCGAGTGAGAGGCGTAGTAGGAAAAGAATCGATGAAAACGAAATGTAACGATCGGAGAAAAAACAGAAACGCGACTaatcgaacaatttttttaaaccaaACCAAATAGGATGTACGAGTTAGATGTGTAACGAAGTCGGACTATTAAAGTAGACTATTTAAATGAGGctgagagggaaagagagagagagagagagagagacagacagacagacagagactagataaaaaatgatgaaaaactAGATGAAAGTAGTTGCAGATAGATCGTGTGGGAAGCAGAACGACCCGCGTAATCACTGAGCCGGCTTTGTAACCTTGTTGTGCGTTCCAACCGGACAAGCACGTAGTCGAGAGGGTTATACAATTGCTCGGTCTGGTTGCTTACGTAATTTCGTGATACTCGTAGAAGTGTCCGCCCTGTGCTTCTCTTTCGATCAAGGTCatcgaaatcgatcgatccgTTTGTTGCGAGTGATAGCTATCAAACGCGAGCAGTTTGAAAATACGATACAGGATGAGgaacgcgtcgcgtcgcgtcgcgccgTCCGCGCCCGCGCCGTAACGAGCGAGGGAACGCGTGAAAACGGCCGATGCTTCGCGCCCGGCATTCCAATGCGACCGCAACCAACAAAATTGATACGAAGGTGACTACACCAAGGAGGTCGGAACTTTCGCAAGCCCCGTATCCACCGTCCTTTTCGTAAGTCCACCACCCCATCAGCGCCGGACATTGGTATAAAGCGAGGACGCTTCGACGATTCTGCACTCATCGCTCAACAGCCGAAACAAACACACAAGCTCAACAATGATCAAGACAGCGGTAAGTGGTTTGATCGCGATCCAGATGATCTGGACTTTGTTTAAATcctaatacatatacatatacatatatatatatatagaaagaaaatgaaaaattttattttcaaatctaTTGCTTTCCACAGTGCATCGTTCTCTTCGTAGCAGCCGTGGCGTCTGCCGGAGTTCTCCACGCCCCTTTGATTGCTTCTCCAGCGGCGATCGCTGCTGTTCCAGCACCGATTGTAACTGCTAGGAGCAGTCAAGTCGTAGCTAGGAACTACAATACATTCGCTGCCGCACCACTGGCATATACCGCCGCCGTACCTGCAGCCGTGCACGCGGCCATACCAGCAGCATCCGCACCGATTACCCTCGCTGCCGCCGCACCTGCTGCACCATTGCCATACGCTGCGCTCGCCTACACCCATCTATGATTTCTCACCCCTGATACTCCGATCGCCTGTCCGAATCtctatttttaagtttttctttttcatggaataaattgcaatttaaaacGAAAACAAACGATCCTTCTTTTGTACTCGCATCTACCTGCAATATTCAACCTCTGCTATAACATTTCCATCGTACGCTGCAACGTAATCCTTTCGCACATCGTTCGACAAAACAATTGATCACAGTTTTCCTCCGACACTCTACGCTTTGTTATCTTATTACAGGAGTATCTACTAGAAAGAAATCGAATCTAATTAAAACATTGACACGTCAATGAACGACGAAACGATTCTTTCTTATGGATCGTTACAGTAGCGATCGATAGGTAGGAATTAACGgaccgatcgatcgagagaTGAATGGCAATAGGAATTATATAGGAAAATACAAGTTTGCTTGTTTACGATCTATTCGTAATCCCTACGGTCCATGCAACTCCTGTCGAAACAATTGCATACGTCGTGCCATTGTTCCAAGTAGCCAGAGATGGTACAAAGGATGCTGCGTTGCATGAGTCAGATCATTATCGCTGTAA from the Bombus fervidus isolate BK054 chromosome 12, iyBomFerv1, whole genome shotgun sequence genome contains:
- the LOC141445862 gene encoding uncharacterized protein; the encoded protein is MFKTLLFAGLLAVALAAPSPAPAPAPAPAPGPAPSASLVAAPLAAAPLAAPALLSNIGTPLLYSNYPAPIPVASYAPASSYIYKGYVV
- the LOC141445861 gene encoding uncharacterized protein — protein: MIKTACIVLFVAAVASAGVLHAPLIASPAAIAAVPAPIVTARSSQVVARNYNTFAAAPLAYTAAVPAAVHAAIPAASAPITLAAAAPAAPLPYAALAYTHL